One Endozoicomonas gorgoniicola DNA window includes the following coding sequences:
- the prlC gene encoding oligopeptidase A, giving the protein MSNPLLQSSELPPFSKINPEHVQPAVETIIKENEQAIESLLAKTTRFSWQSLQEPMDILADRLNQAWSPVGHMNAVVNSDELRDAYNACLPILSEYSTRIGQNQALYEAYRNIAEADDFKQLDKAQQKVINDYLRDFKLAGVALPEDKKARYGDIQKALSELTSKFSDNVLDATMAWSKLITDEDELKGLPESALAGARQLAEAKGHDQGWMLNLDFPSFFPVMTYCDNRELREEVYTAFCTRASDQGPNAGEFDNGENIKNILKLRHELAQLLDFDNYAEYSLATKMAETPDQVVAFLEDLAVRSKPQAEKELAELKAFAKKEYGADDLQAWDIGYYGEKLRQNRYAISQEELRPWFPAEKSIDGMFAVVGKLFDITFETVTDVDVWHKDVRFYNIKRDGVVIGRFYLDLYAREHKRGGAWMDECRVRRRAPGQENVQLPVAYLTCNFTPPVGDKPALLTHDEVVTLFHEFGHGLHHMLTKVDYSPVSGINGVAWDAVELPSQFMENWCWEEEGLALISGHHETGEPLPREMLDKLLAAKNFQSAMMMVRQLEFSLFDFKLHKNYAEGKAVEEVLSEVREQVSVVIPPTFNRFQHSFSHIFAGGYAAGYYSYKWAEVLSADAFSRFEEEGIFNRETGESFLNEILEKGGSAEPMELFVNFRGREPEIDALLRHSGIA; this is encoded by the coding sequence ATGAGCAACCCGCTGCTTCAGTCTTCCGAACTGCCTCCTTTTTCAAAGATCAATCCTGAGCATGTGCAGCCAGCGGTTGAAACCATCATTAAAGAAAATGAGCAGGCAATAGAATCGTTACTGGCAAAGACAACCCGTTTCAGCTGGCAATCTTTACAGGAACCCATGGATATTCTGGCTGATCGTCTTAATCAGGCATGGTCTCCGGTAGGCCACATGAATGCCGTGGTGAACAGTGATGAGTTGCGCGATGCTTACAACGCCTGTCTGCCCATTCTGTCCGAGTATTCTACACGCATTGGGCAAAATCAGGCTTTGTATGAAGCCTATCGCAACATTGCGGAAGCGGATGATTTCAAGCAGCTCGACAAAGCTCAGCAGAAAGTCATCAATGACTATCTAAGAGATTTCAAACTGGCCGGCGTTGCCCTGCCTGAAGACAAAAAAGCCCGTTACGGCGACATCCAGAAAGCGCTGTCTGAGCTGACTAGTAAATTCTCCGACAATGTGCTGGACGCCACCATGGCGTGGTCAAAGCTGATTACCGATGAAGATGAATTAAAAGGGTTGCCGGAGTCGGCACTGGCGGGGGCACGTCAGCTGGCTGAGGCAAAAGGCCACGATCAGGGCTGGATGCTGAACCTCGACTTTCCAAGCTTCTTCCCGGTTATGACCTACTGCGATAACCGCGAACTGCGTGAAGAAGTTTACACTGCTTTCTGTACCAGGGCTTCTGATCAGGGACCCAATGCGGGTGAGTTTGATAACGGCGAAAACATTAAAAATATCCTGAAGCTTCGCCATGAACTGGCGCAACTGCTGGACTTTGATAATTATGCTGAATACTCCCTGGCTACTAAGATGGCTGAAACACCAGACCAGGTGGTGGCTTTTCTGGAAGACCTGGCGGTACGCAGCAAACCTCAGGCAGAAAAAGAGCTGGCAGAACTGAAAGCTTTTGCCAAAAAGGAATATGGTGCCGATGACCTGCAGGCGTGGGACATTGGTTACTACGGCGAAAAACTGCGGCAGAACCGTTATGCCATATCTCAGGAAGAGTTGCGCCCGTGGTTCCCCGCAGAGAAAAGCATTGATGGTATGTTTGCCGTAGTCGGGAAGCTATTTGACATCACCTTTGAAACGGTGACCGATGTGGATGTCTGGCACAAAGATGTGCGCTTCTACAATATTAAACGCGATGGCGTGGTGATTGGTCGTTTCTATCTTGATCTCTATGCCCGTGAACACAAACGTGGTGGCGCCTGGATGGACGAATGTCGTGTACGTCGCAGAGCGCCCGGTCAGGAAAACGTGCAGCTGCCCGTCGCTTACCTGACCTGTAACTTTACGCCTCCTGTTGGTGATAAGCCTGCACTGTTGACCCACGACGAAGTGGTTACCCTGTTCCATGAATTTGGTCATGGCCTGCATCACATGCTGACGAAAGTGGATTACTCTCCAGTGTCAGGCATCAACGGGGTGGCATGGGATGCCGTTGAATTGCCAAGCCAGTTTATGGAAAACTGGTGCTGGGAAGAAGAAGGTCTGGCACTCATTTCCGGACATCACGAAACCGGTGAGCCTTTACCCCGTGAAATGCTGGATAAACTGCTGGCCGCTAAAAATTTCCAGTCTGCCATGATGATGGTGCGTCAGCTGGAGTTCTCCCTGTTTGACTTTAAACTGCACAAGAATTACGCAGAAGGCAAAGCGGTTGAGGAAGTATTGAGTGAAGTGCGAGAGCAGGTTTCAGTTGTAATTCCACCGACTTTCAATCGCTTCCAGCACAGCTTCAGCCACATTTTTGCTGGCGGTTATGCGGCAGGTTACTACAGCTACAAGTGGGCTGAGGTGTTGTCGGCTGATGCGTTTTCCCGCTTTGAAGAAGAAGGCATTTTTAACCGTGAAACCGGTGAGTCTTTCCTGAATGAAATTCTGGAGAAAGGCGGCTCTGCTGAACCCATGGAACTGTTTGTAAACTTCCGTGGTCGTGAGCCTGAGATTGATGCCCTGTTGCGTCACAGCGGTATTGCCTGA
- a CDS encoding gamma carbonic anhydrase family protein → MNPAIRTFRGKTPVTGKGVFIDPTALVIGDVEIGKDSSIWPMSVVRGDMNSIRIGERTSIQDGSVLHITHASHYNPKGHALTIGSDVTVGHSVTLHGCTLHDRCLIGLGSVVMDGAVVEEEVLVAAGCLVPPGRRLQSGFLYKGNPAKMVRPLTEQEISFFSYSAANYVKLKDEYITEKN, encoded by the coding sequence ATGAACCCTGCCATAAGAACCTTCAGAGGGAAAACGCCGGTTACCGGCAAAGGAGTGTTTATCGATCCGACAGCCTTAGTCATTGGCGATGTGGAGATTGGCAAAGACAGCTCGATATGGCCCATGAGTGTTGTTCGGGGAGATATGAACAGCATTCGAATTGGTGAACGCACCAGCATTCAGGATGGCTCAGTTCTGCACATTACTCACGCCAGCCATTACAACCCCAAAGGTCATGCCCTGACTATTGGCAGCGATGTTACCGTTGGCCACAGCGTCACCCTGCACGGATGCACTCTTCATGACCGGTGTCTGATTGGTCTTGGCTCTGTCGTGATGGACGGTGCAGTGGTTGAAGAAGAAGTTTTGGTGGCAGCCGGCTGCCTGGTACCTCCGGGCAGGCGACTGCAGAGTGGTTTCCTCTATAAAGGCAATCCGGCCAAAATGGTTCGTCCGCTGACCGAACAGGAAATCAGCTTCTTTTCCTACAGTGCAGCCAATTACGTAAAATTGAAGGATGAATATATTACTGAAAAGAATTAA